Part of the Eleginops maclovinus isolate JMC-PN-2008 ecotype Puerto Natales chromosome 3, JC_Emac_rtc_rv5, whole genome shotgun sequence genome is shown below.
TCTATACAGTATTCAATGCCATACATTTAGTTCTGTAAATCATTTAATAAtatgttgaaaacatttcttcaaatagcctaatatttagaaaaatacatacagtagtttaatgtgttttaataagaaCCTGAAAAAAGTCTGTAGTTTGTTGTAGATCAGTTTTAGCCTTGGTGCAGTCCaaagggacttggcttgggaacaggaaggtcaccagttcaagtcccagaTAGACCAAGTGCCACCGAGGGGTCCCTGCGCCAGGAAtcattcaaagaaaataaataacttgaTGGTAAAGATAGCCAAAAAGGACATGCTTAGATACATAAGTGCTATAGTATGgaataaataaagcacattagacatgttttttaaagtatgtcattcaaaacatgtagaaaaaaataagagaccactccagatgtttcttaaatctttatctctacatgcatggcagccattccagtgtgtgttgaattccaaaacagaacaaatgttgtcagtagtttaaagaatacaagaaaataaatataataatttaactccatttttttatattggttgcaaggggatcaaatacttgtttcccccaatgaaatgcaaatcaatgtatatcttttttgatGTACATTTAacttacatttctttgtaagtggttaAACTAAGATTGGCAGGGCATCAAATAcgtatttcctccactgtacctataataaatccagaaaaactgataatgctgcagtggtctttacattttttccagagctgtacaGTTAAAAGGTCCTTCTGTAGTAACAGAATAGGAAACTGCATCTACAGTAAAACTATATTtatacttcaaaataaagtgtttctaACTGCATCTTCACTGAATGACCTGTAGATTACTTGGTTACAGTAATTCtccagactgctctgattgttGCTTGTTTACAAAACACTTCAGTTTCATTCACGGAAGCTCGAGACGTTGCCTTGAAactgaaaaagacaaaaccaacCAACCACTGCTCCTCCGTCACTGCCAGTCATCTGCATAACAACAAATGGTTAATGGACAgctctcatcatcatcatcatcatcatcatcatcgtcatcatcatcatcatcgtcatcatcatcatcatcatcagggtGGGAACAATCCAGGAACCTGGTGTCTTCTTCTGAGGGATTTTTCATGAAAGTGATTCATCCCCTCCATTCTCGCTTCTTTGTTCTCCTACTCATCATTTCTTATATCGCTGTAACAGAACCAGGTCGACATTGCCATTCAGATGATTGTGAGACAGCCTGCTATATGATCAGTATACTTTACTAAATGTAGTTTAAGATTGGAAAATATACAGTGAAGTTAGTGGACCAATGTCTGCCTGACAACCGGTGCGTTCTCTGATTGTGTTTTCGTTATTTATTGGCTCAATTCATAACTTTTTTATCCTGATTAGGAACGCTGAACTCCATATACAGAGACCATTCCAAATTGTCCTTAAATCTTTGtctctacatgtacggcagccattccagtgtctgtcgAATTCCAATACGGAGAAAAATTGacgtttttataaaaataaaaacatttaactcaaagacacgTCTATAAATAATGAACCAAgagaaatgataatgctgaagtgatcccttattttttttccacggctgtatatatGGGAGAAAGTTGGAGTGAcgtgtcttgcccaaggacacaataacatgctgactgcagtggggattgaacctgCGCTGCCCTGATCCAAAGAGGAACGCACTAGTCCACTGCATCACAGCCTGAGCCTGCCAATTAGCATTTACAGTAAATTAAAGGACACATTCTTAATGCAGGgctgtccaaacttttttcaccgagggccacatacagaaaaatatacggagagctgggccgcttatagaggtgaatattgcctcataagttaagttataagtgagcaaaacaaatcaaatgtaggtgaataatgcacgatactttcaaatggtttaaggaaaaaaccgCCTACATGCCGTCTCTCTTTTgggtttcattaattttgttggctgctcattccttaaaacagacGCCTCAGATTGCTGAGAATAAGAGTGTGAGCAGGATCGCTCAGGTAGAAGGCATGAGacggaagggttcggggttgggcaaaaacaacagcgtttatttCGTCAGAAACgtgcaaacaaaagaaagctccgcggcacttccaggacgggcaaggccaggacggggtgtgtcggcttcccaggagccagcctactgcaagacagaccagaaccaggttaccaacatgctttatattaactgcctgattacctgattctgatcagctgtctggtctccggccgagccactccccaCCCCAGCAaccggcgctctaaccacacccggctgccacaaaGAGTAAacatgaaggttacatttcaagctcgttatagaaataagttattgggttttttttatcaactaagatttgttagaaaatgttttgaattctaaatgactgaatttatttggcTCATTAATattttgaacatatatatttgaggaGTACAAAATAAGATCAGCAGAAGTTTAATGTGTGGGCCGTATTGCATTacatacttttagaatttgctgagggccgacTCAAAATGACCTGCGGGCAGCATTTGGCCCCCGgaccgtagtttggacacccctgctttaatgtATATGTCAACCATCATAACTCCTGCTAGGAATACACTTCAGTGGATGCTGGTctataaacacacagcaaacacagttGTGTTCATATAAGATATTTCCACATTATAATGTATGTGTCCTAAAAGGAGGCCTTTTCTGTTTCTAACTATAGATTGTTATATACATAAGCTACtttttaataatgatgatgaggtGTTGAGTACATTTTACTATACAGAAATTCTAAATCTGTGCACACTTTCCATCATTTTACATTCCTTTGTGTGTAGTCGCTACTACTTTAGCTTTTCATCTTTgcaatttcagaaaaaaagcgTCTAATAAAACAATCCTATTATCAATCTACAGACGACTGACGTTTACACGTAGAATCAGATTATAATCTTAGTTTTATCTCAGTTTCGAGTCGAGACAATATCCCTCtgtattctttctttttaatctaTACATCAATCACTTTTCAATACACCAGCCCATAATCAAGCACCATTTAAGAAGCGTGTTAGAATATTACAGCCGGCCGATTATCAGATCGTTAACGAGAAGATTGATTAAACAATATAAGACAGCTGATCTTACAGTGACAAATGAAAGATTGCCTatcagaaaaagggaaaaattgGAGTTTGCTTTTTTCAGCGTGTGTGGAAACAAAGacctttctttaaaaatgaaaacctgctGCATGTTTAAGAAACAAAGTGAGGGATATACTGTCATACAGATGGATGTAAAACACCTGAGAGTATGTGGGTGAAACCACAGAGATGTTTTTGTATCTAATGGAGACATTTCCTCTGGTGAGCCAGTGAGTGACACTCAAGTCATTTTTCTTCTCATCCACTCACAACATCCTACTcacattaaaacattcaaatactgtcttttttttgtttgttgtggctTCAGTTTGGTGTTTTCTCACCAGTGGTAATACAGTCTGAACTGTACCTGTGTTGGgggcatgtgtgtgtcactgagtATGAGGGGGTCTTTCCTTCAGATGATATTAAATCCCGTTCATATGATGTGAAGGTACTGTAATGGAAAATGCCCCTCACCCGGAAACAAGATAACTATTATGTTAATTGCATGAGTTGGAAAATAGGCAAATTAGCTTCTGTAGAAATTCAGTCTATGAGTAGTTTGTTCCTGTGTGAAGCTCTTATTGTGTGCTTTTGTcccatacacacatttaattatcTAATCCAACATCAGCATTGACCTTAAATTAGCCATTCAGCTGCCAGACtttctgtattattataaatgctGCTGTGGTTTAGTTTCAATAAATGATATGATTGTATCACGTACGTATGGAGGTGAATAAATGTAGTGTTCCGTTGTGATTTACTGGCAGAGGAAGCCGAGCACAGATCTGCTGAGAATGTgtttaaagttgtgttcaaTCAGCATTTTGGTCAGCGCTGTCAAGATGAAGATGGAAACATGACTGCGGTGGAAAAAAAACCAAGTGTAAAATCAATATTTATCTCAGAAATCTGTCGAGAAACCAACCTAAGTGTTCATCTTctccacatacagtatctatAGATTTTTGCATGATCATTCTTAATTGTGCATCTCTTTTCGTCTGTGGATCGGAGATCATTCCAGCTACAGGTTTTTGCACAAGTTAAAGAAAGTCACAAAAACTTGCATTTTCTTGCAGCAGAATGTTAATGaaagttgcacacacacactgtcctctgCACCGTGTGGTCATGTTTGAGTTGAATGTAATCTAACGTCTAATAATGTTTCTTTCTATTTCTAATTTCCACATTCTCAATTACGCCTTAgtaataatgaaatgaagaCAAAGATCAGTTATGCTGCTCTGGTTTCtttgaaaaaggcaaaaatattCCACCCAGTCCATAACAACAGTAAGACTGAAAGtatcagttgtgtgtgtgtgtgtgtgtgtgtgtgtgtgtgtgtgtgtgtgtgtgtgtgtgtgtgtgtgtgtgtgtgtgtgcgtgtgcgcgtgcatgtgtgtgcgagTGCACTTGCGCACGTGCGTGTGTGATTTGCAggaataataaatgcatttaaggTTGAATAAGATAGCTATCCTTTGATGTCATGTGAGAGATATCAATACATATTAAAGACACATGGCTGTAAAACTAGGTGTGAACAAAAGCTGAGATCTACAAACGTTCACATTGTCATGCAGGGTCACATCTGGCCGCagtttattttagaaacaaaGCTCCTTATGTTGGCTTTGTAAAAAGGGCATTAGTAGTTGTAGAATATAAAATGCAGATCTTGAAAATTGTAATTAGGAAAGTAGCTGAGAAATCTTAAAAGCACTGAGGAGCGGATGGAGCATTATCTCTCGTTCACTTAGTACCAATTCCCTGTGTTGTATAAACCGTGTTTGGGTATAGAGACAATCAGTTGTTGAAGCTTCTTTGCTGCTGTTAAAAAAGCAGCATGTCGAGCTCCGTGTTTATCCCTTCCTCTGAAGATGTGCGGCTTCCTCCTCCATGTTGAATAACGTCCTCTTTTTCTTGTACACCTGAGTGTTAAAAGTAACCGCAGTTGATCTCACTAATTAAACCTCAGTATTAAGGTATCATAATTTCAATCAAAAGTGTccttcatgattaacaacacaGTATGGTGTCAGaaagaaatgacacaaatgCATAAATGTCATGGTAAagaatgtcagaaaaatgtcttaaaaatcCTACAGTGTGTTAAAAAGTCAGAATACTGAAGCATGTCAAGAAGAGGCGTTGTACAGTAcggtaaaaaaataatgataaaagtCTTATGGCCGAACAATCTATTAAAGAACGGCTCAAAGGAATagtttgaatgtaaaaaaaactccTATTTGACGATGCCAGGAAAAAGGTATTATAATTTTTCAAAAGTCACACTTGAAAAAGTCACACTTGAAGTAGTTTGAAAAAAGGAATGGTAAAGTACGTCAACAAATTGCTCATAGAATTGTATGTACGAAATTattacatccatccatcttctcctgcttttccatCAGGGTggcggaggtaacagctccagcagagagccccaaacttctctttccctggccacatcaaccagctctgactgggggattccaaggcgctcccaggccagcgaagagatatagtccctccacctggtcctaggtctacccctcggtctcttccagctggacgtgcctggaacagctccctagggaggcgcccaggtggcatcctcaccaggtgcccgaaccacctcaactggctcctttcaacgcgaaggagcagcggttctactccgagtccctcccggatgactgaacttctcaccttatccctaagggagaggccagccaccctgcggagaaatccatttctcaaaatgattataaattaatgaaaaaacTGATAGTGCAGTATGTCGATAAAAGGtctttaaaaagtatgttgaaaaAGTCCTAGTATGgactagagcaggggtgtccaaactttttgcactgagggccacatatagAAAAACTTACGAAGGGCTGGGCACTCAGTAGAGGTGGGGTGTATAGTGTGtaagtacatttataaataaatcaaatgcagGCAAATTATGCTTGAACAAACTGTCAGAAATCAAAGGTTTACAcggggtttcatttattttgtgttggcagctcattccttaaaacagaagcctcagattgcttataataaggggaaatatgaaggctATGTTTCAGATGTGTTTGCAAATAAGTGAATGGGCTTCAAccaagattttaaaaagtgtgttgaaAAGGAATAGTTTACAGTATGTAAAAAAAGACCAGTGCAGGTTCCTTAAATGTTACGCCATTCGATCTTTGACACACCCTGCAGATTCACTGAGATATTGAAACTTCTATTTGGGTCATGGAAATGAAAACTCAGTGATTTGGAGAAGCAAGTTCATTTCCTTGAAAGACCTGTGTACGTGTGAAGCAAAGTTTCAGAGTTAATTGAACTCATTTTccaggccattttgaatcggccctctgcaaattccAAAAGTATAATGAacatggcccacaaattaaacttctgcttgtcttattttgtacttctcaaatatatatgttcaaataaattcagtcatttagaatttaaaacattttctaacaaaaaaacccaataacttatttctataacgagcttgaaatgtaaccttcatgtttactcttattatcagcactctgaggcttctgttttaaggaatgagccgccaacagaataaatgaacccctaaagacagacgggatgtaggctgttctttccttaaaacattttgaagtatcgtgcattattcacttacatttgatttgttttgctaacttataacttaacttttgaggcaatattcacctctataagcggcccagctctccgtatatttttctgtatgtggacAGCCCTGTCATATGCGGACGATGTCCTCCTCTATCTAAGCTATCCTGAGAACTCTATTGCGAGGGTAGTTGAGATAATCAGATTTTTTGGCCAATTTTCAAGATTAATTATTCCAAGTCTGAGACAATGCCATTGACCCCTACTGTATCTTGGACACCAAATAGCTGTAATCGTTTTCGTTGGTCCCCGTCAGGTTTTGTCTATTTAGGTTTACATATCACGCCCTCCCTCTCTGGCGTCTACAAAGCTAAATTCGTGCCCCTAATCCGAAGGATTAAAGATGACCTGGCCCGCTGGACGGCCCTGCCCCTGTCACTCCTGGGACGAGTGAACCTCTTTAGGATGATAGTGCTTACACGATTGCTGTAGGCTACCCCTTTCAAATGATCCCGGTTCTTTTAACAAGAAAATCGCTTTCGATTCTAAACAGTGGCTCTTTTTTCTTTGGAGAAATAAACCTGCTGGATTGAAATTTACTACGCTGCAACGTCCCCTTAAGGAACGGGGTCTCGGTTTGCCGGATATTAAGCGCTATCAAATTGCATGCCTCTGTAGTTATTTGTGGCATTGGTTCAGAAATGACACAGAATCGACATGGCTCACCTTGGAGGCTGGCCCAGTGGCCCCTTTGAAATGAGTACGTCTCTAGGTAAAAGACAGTTTTATTCTTCAGAACCCTCTAAAAGTCTGGAGATTAGAAAACTAGAAAACCAAGTGGGCTGCTTTTCTCTCTTCACACCTATCCACTTAAACCCAGATTTTCCCACTGGTTTGGTGGACCATGCCTTCTCCTCATGGGCTGATAGTGGGACTTTTGGAGATTTAGTGTCAGATGTCACTGTGATGTCTTTTAATCAGCTGAGAGAGAGGTGCAACCTTCCTCAGAGTCATTTCTTTAGATACTTGCAAGTTTTATGACCTCTGCTACTAAGTTGCACCCCAATGGGTTTTCTCTTTCAGGTGTGGAGAAGGCTATTCAAAACCCTGATACCAGAAAACGTATCACCAGGTTTAATAGGGCCCTGTCTATCCCAAACCATCAATGCATGGTTCAGGTCTCTCTGGGAAACTGATTTTGGAGAGGCTATCCCAGATGATGAGTGGGACAGTGTCTGGTCAAGTTTTCTAGGTTGTTTATTTACCAAGAAATCTAGGGAGGTGCTgtcactgaccggctctgtcactgaccggctctgtcacatggtgcagcgcatacacacacacgcacacacacacacacacacacacacacacatacacgttcacgttcacacacattccctgttcccttccgttcttgcatgttggttgacaaacctcacaattataactgttttctcctctgtgttagtagcgcgaccatgggtgcacacttggccgttctcgttgcatttaatcatacatttacacaaacctgattttagacggacatttcctgaagtgtgggaggcatatgcaccaccgtctccttttccggcaagagtggctggcaagacggggcgcaccatttctcgcgtttaagtagtgaattctcgCGCGCGGGCGAGATGAATCTATTGGTGGGATGTgaaagttaagcccagtgggaggggctatacagttaaaaggggctgTTTTGGCCTGGGATGGGGGgttcagtctggggaagctacagagcaggaaGCACCTGTAAGACCCAGTGAGAgttgtatgtcagagttattgaggaactccatttgttgtgaataCTTGTGTTACAtggtaaactatttatgtttccagtctttttccactattttcattttgttgtaagtagttgtttttcactttgggagaccggcaaaataaagtaacatcactacttctccgactatgcctgtgtttgtggaggtatgaaATAGAACCCAGATGCAGTTCCGGATAATACACAGGCTTCAAAATCCCCCCGGTGAAACAAGTTTAATTCTTTGCTTTCAAAATACTGTAATAAGTGTAAAAGTATTGAAGGTTCATATCTCCGTTGTATTCTTGATTGCCCTCTTATTAATGATTTCTGGGTCAAAGTATTTGCGGAAATTgacattacttttttaattctTGGAATACAGTCCGCAGCAGTTAGCAGTAGCCCCTCTTCACTCAAGTTGCTTAAGGTGCTTCTTTTTAGTGCAAGGAGATGTATTCTCCTTGCACTAAAAAAGATTTCACATTTCTGATTCTGCCCCACGGTTTGGCATTGGATTCGTAGTGCTATGGAACTTATTCCTTTGGAGGCCATACGCTTCTGGCTCAGGAACAAAccgtttattttgttttaacataATGGGACCCTTTCCTGGAGTAAATCGGAGATGAGGGGGCCCAGGCCCTCAGAAGTGAACTTTATGGTCTAGCGTGGACGGAGATCTCTGGGCATGTTTCCAAATAGTTTAAGCCTTTATGTAATTGTTGTCTTATCACCGTCTGTGTACATGTCTGTATATTCCTTTTACTGTTATGCTGTATTTGTAATTtactttatataatttatttatttttggggatttaatattattattattattattattattattattattattattattattattattattattattattattattattattgtcttttctctgtgtagaatgtgttctgtgtttgggacAGGTGgggaaacataaaaaaggggTACTGCTGTCATGTCCCTTTTCAATTTTGCAACCCtgttcaataaatatattttaaaaaataaaaagaaacagagagtcTTTCTGCCTGTTCATCAAAAGGGTGGAACAGTTTGTAGATGccctatttatttatcttgtaTAGCTATTTGCATAAGGGAGGCTGTGGTTCAGTTAATTAGGGGAtgggagcactggttcaatcccaaCTGCAATCAGCATGTCACCTCATATTGCTCCTGTGGGAATTGCTCAGCAGTATTGAGTGTATGCAAGTGACCCTGGGCAAAAACTTCTTACAGGTgaagtatattattattacaaccAATTTAAGTGGGCCCCTCAACAGACATACACTCGCAATATGGCCACTAAGACCTAGCCTGTGTAAGGTCAATTGGATATATTTAGGGTATTTTTGAGATGAATCCGGTGTATGGGATGTCTTTCCATGTGTGTTTCCCTCTTtctaatatgtcctctttaccTATTCCTCCCTCTGCTGGGGGGAAAATACACTTGCATAGACTCAAACGATTGTCTGTGCGCCTCTCTGACAGCATTACGGTACCGGCGCTGTGCATTGTGGGACACAGAGTAAGATGGAAGCGTCCACTGAGAGCATGTTGAAGCTTCAATAACACACGTTTTAAGTGTGATATTCCCGCATACGGCTATCATTTATGCTTTTCTGTAACAATAACGAAAGGTTAAAGAGGCAGGAGATCGCTGCAGGACGTGGAAACTGGTAATGTTcaaaataatgcatttgttGAGGCTAACTATGCTAGACTGAGCTAATGCTAAGGGTCAATTGACTTAAAACGGCTTCGTTTTCTATTGATATAAACGTATAAAGCTTAGACAATAAGTGCCGAATAGCCATTTAACTTGAGTCATTTGAATGCCTTTCATTTGTGGTTgattgttattgtgttttttgtagaAAACATGTCTGTACTGGGAGGGTTACTGAGGGCTGGAGCGTCCTTCTGTCAGACAGCTGGGACTCTGCTGCACACAGCCAGGACCTTCTCTACTGGTAAGTCTAATGTGTAGCTTCAACacgtttgttttgtgtcttcaCTGCAGCAGAACCATTGCTTTGGATACTTACAGTGCTtgcatttgctttgttttcattacGATACAtgcaatatttcaaatgaaaacagtcATAAATTCGTTTGTACAGAATAATTAATCCAGAGATGCAGGCAAATCTGCTTGACAAAATAGGATCAGTTAAGAATAAACAGTGACAAATGGAGAGAGAATCAAGCAGTTAAACACTTATTCAATCAAGCAAatgcaaatatacaaataaagtcaaaagccacataaaaaaacacccaCAGAAGTTTAGATCAAGGGGAAGGTTGTTCTGGTTTAGTGCCATAAAAAGAGGAAGTAGCCTCATCAGATTTATTGTGGGATATTTAGAAAATGCATcaaaatcctcacatttgagaagctggaagcagtaaaaacaaacctggtatttttcttgataaatgacattttaaatgcagcataTATTAAGTTACTGACTTGGAACAACGTGCTTTCTTCAGGCACATGCTCTCAGATCCGGATGCATGCCATCCCAGAGCTGAAAAAGGTGGACCGGTGGACGGAGAAGAGGAGCATGTACGGGGTTTATGATAACATAGGCATCCTAGGTAAGTGTACTCAACCAGTGTATTTATCGTTTGGGTTTCGCTGAGTAAAGACAGTTTTTGTTAAGCTGGCCAGCATTTAATATAACTCTTAGGGTGTAGCAGGGCTGGGCAATATGACCATCTATATGTATGTTGCCCTACTGCGTATGCCTTTTCCTTGTGATTAGtcaaatgttgactttgattGTCACTCTAGCAGAACCATAACCAAACACTGTGTGATGATTTCAGTTACTAGACTACATTTTTCAAGAATATGAGAGTGCTCACAGTACAGTCTCACCTCCTTCCCAACAACTGCAGACCATTTgctttgtatacattttataaaaataactaaattcTAAACATTTGATGCAAGTCTGATTTAACATCCTGGTTCAGTCGGTGCCTCGCTGAGTTTTTCTGACCGTCTCACTCTTGTGTCTGCAGGAGACTTCAAAGCTCATCCCAAAGACTTCATCATAGCTCCCTGCTGGGTGAAGGCCTTCAGAGGCAACGAGCTGCAGCGGCTCaccaggaagaagaggatggtGGGAGACAGAATGATGACTCAGGACAAACTGCACCTGGAGAAGAGGGTCCGCTTACTCTACAGACGCTACAACCGCACCGGCAAATACCGTTAAGGCTGAAACCAACAATAGTGGCAAAGACATCCGAGCAGCCTGTAAGAACTGATGGAGAACAGCTGTGGGATGTCATGCCGTAAACGTTTCGTGTATTGCCATTTTTCTATGTTGTTATCTTTACGTAGAGAGAAGATTTGTAGGTTCTTCTTCTATGTCTTTCTGTTTATTGATGATTTTCCTGACCAACACAAAATGCATAATATAAAAGCCTCAAAttgaccatttaaaaaaaggccttgtttatttgtttttctcaccagCAAATGCCCTTTGCTTTCTGAAGACAACAGACTGGTTGCTTTTTCTGCTGTAGCTTCAAACTGATGTTGGtctttacatttctattaaaaaatagacaacaaacatcaacacacagagTTCAAAGGTCAGCAAAGGAGCTCAGGATTTCCattaaactaataaataaatggtggGTTTTATTTGTTACAAGACaacatatccatccatccatcttctcccgcttatccgtcagggtgGCGGAGGTAAcggctccagcagagagcccgaaacttctctttccctggccacatcaaccagctctgactgggggattccaaggcgctcccaggctgccagcgaagagatatagtccatccacctggtcctaggtctacccctcggtctcttcccagctggacgtgcctggaacagCTCCCtaggaggcgcccaggtggcatcctcaccaggtgcccgaaccacctcaactggctcctttcaaagcgaaggagcagcggttctactccgagtccctcccggatcactgaacttctcaccttatccctaagggagatgccagccaccctgcggagaaatccatttcagccgcttgtatccgcaatctcgttctttaGGTCATGaaccatccttcatgaccataggtgagggtaggaacgaagatggcccggtagacagagagctttgccttctggctcaacatgtgtttgatttaattatttgatacatgtataataataataaagctttatttgaatTGCACTTCGTACACatggtgcagctcaaagtgctttaacaacATGGCACACAACACATGAACAGAACATGCAGCATATGCACATGAGGACTGAAATGAGGTAAAATAGGCATTATAGTACAAAATAAATCCCCACAGATATCAACTCAGTAAAGtagaaaagacaagaaaaacaaaatattaaaaatctgtcaaaactTATAAGGCcttaaaaacaatatacaaataaataataaagactagAAGACCATTTAGAAAGGGGGCTGTCGCTAACAGAAAGGCTCGTTTGCATTGGATTTGATACTGAGGTAAtccaaa
Proteins encoded:
- the mrpl51 gene encoding large ribosomal subunit protein mL51, translated to MSVLGGLLRAGASFCQTAGTLLHTARTFSTGTCSQIRMHAIPELKKVDRWTEKRSMYGVYDNIGILGDFKAHPKDFIIAPCWVKAFRGNELQRLTRKKRMVGDRMMTQDKLHLEKRVRLLYRRYNRTGKYR